The Acidimicrobiales bacterium genome contains the following window.
CGTCGCTTGAACTCCCGAGCCACACGCAGGGGGTCGGTCGCCGCCCGGCGGGCTGCGGGCTCGCCGACGAGCACCTCGCCGCCGGCGCTCACCGCCACCATCGACGGCACGACCGGGGCCCGGTTGCCGAGGCTGGCCACCTCGACCGTGCCGTCCCGCCACACCGCGGCCGCGGTGTAGGTCGTGCCCATGTCGACACCCAGGCAGTAGCCCATCAGATGTCGCCGGTGGGGAGGAACGAGCGGACGAGGTGGCTGCGCGAGAAGTTCGACCCCGTCAGCAGTGAGAGCCGGCCCTCCTGGCGCGACAGGCGGTCGAGGGGACCATCGGCGGCGAACACGCGGCGGGTGAGCTCGGGGAGGGAGCGGGCGTCGGGGGCCTCGCGTCGAGTGCGGTCGCGCACCGACTCGAGGAAGATCCGCTTTGTGTCGAGGGCCTCCCGGACCGCGGCCTGCCCGTGGATGACGAGGCCGTGGCCGTCGAAGAGGACCCGGGCGCCGAGAGAGATCGCGTGTTCCAGGCTGGCGATCCAGCAGGGTCCGTCGACGTCGGGGAGTTGGGCGTCGAGCCGGTCGTCGACGTAGAGGTCGCCGGCGAAGAGCCAGCCGCGCTGGGGCTCGAACAGGCACACGTGGTCCGGCGTGTGCCCGGGCGTGGCGACGACCTCGAAGCAGAACGCGCCCACCTCGAGCCGGGCGCCGAGGGCGGTGACCCGGCTGCCCGTGAGGGGGCCGAACATGAACCCCCGGTACCAAGGGACCTGCGCCGGCCACCGAACGGCCGGGATCGCCGCGGGGTGTACCAGGATCTGCGCCGCGCTGACCTGGGCGAGCACGTCGTTGTTGCCGACATGGTCCTCGTGGGAGTGCGTGTTGACGACGTGCGTGAGCCGGGCAGTCACTCCGAGCTCGCCCAGGGTGCTGCGCAGGGCTCGGGCCGCCCACGGGAACCCGGTGTCGACCAGCAGCTCGTCACCCACGAGGTAGCTGACCGAGTAGTCGTAGCCGCCACCGATCCGACCGATCAGGCGCGTGACCGCGTTGTCGATGCGGACGACCCGCACCCCGGCGACCGGTTCGGCGACCGTGACCCGGAACGGGACCAGCGGTGATCGCCGGCAGGCCAGCTCGAAGGGGCGCCAAAGCCCGTGTCGCAGCCATCGGGCGACCATGGGCCGAGGCTACGGGCCGGCCGGCGGCCAGGACCCCGCCGCCGCCTGTCGGCGCCA
Protein-coding sequences here:
- a CDS encoding MBL fold metallo-hydrolase, producing MVARWLRHGLWRPFELACRRSPLVPFRVTVAEPVAGVRVVRIDNAVTRLIGRIGGGYDYSVSYLVGDELLVDTGFPWAARALRSTLGELGVTARLTHVVNTHSHEDHVGNNDVLAQVSAAQILVHPAAIPAVRWPAQVPWYRGFMFGPLTGSRVTALGARLEVGAFCFEVVATPGHTPDHVCLFEPQRGWLFAGDLYVDDRLDAQLPDVDGPCWIASLEHAISLGARVLFDGHGLVIHGQAAVREALDTKRIFLESVRDRTRREAPDARSLPELTRRVFAADGPLDRLSRQEGRLSLLTGSNFSRSHLVRSFLPTGDI